The Haloterrigena turkmenica DSM 5511 genome includes the window GCGAAGGCGTCGAACGGGGCATCGCGACGGAGTGCGTCGGCTTCGGGCAGGGCGCAGCGATCGAGTTCGAACTGCCCTGAGGCGGTCGTCTCGATTTTTGCGTCGTTCTCGAGTGTCGTCAGTAGCCGAGATCGAACGCTCGGTTCACGCCGAGCGCGAGGACCGTGATCGAGAACAGTCCGGCGAGAACGAGAAACGACGGCCCCCAGCCGAACAGGTCGGCCAACAGGCCGACGCCGACGGAGCCGGCAGCGCCGACGACGGTGTAGACCGTCCGGACGAGTCCGAACCCGGCACCGCGCTCGGCGGTTTCGAACTGGTCGAGGAAGCGCGGGTCGAGCGCCGCGAAGAAACTCGAGCCCAGTCCGGCCAAGACCACAGCGGCGGCGACGGTCACGCGGCTCCGGGCGCCGACCAGTCCGAAGAGGCCGATCGCCCCCGCGAGCATCGAGCCGCCGATCGCGATGTCGCGTCCGATTCGATCGGAGAGGTCGCCGAGGAAGAACTGGCCGACGGTTCGCACGACGAAAAACGCCGAGAAGGCCGTTCCGGCGGCCGTCGCCGAGTAGTCGTGGTAGGCGACGAAGAACGTCGGGAGGAAGGTGAGCAGCCCTTGGACGATGAACGTGCCGAGCATGGCGACCGCGAGCGTGAAGACGATCGCTGGCCGCGAGAGCAGGTCGACCAGTGCGGCGAGTTCGAACCGGTCGCGCATCGGCTGTTCCGGTCGTCGCGGCTCAGTCGGGCGGATCTGCCACGCGAACAGTGCGAACACCGGGAGGCCGACGCCGAGAACGAGCGCGAGCGCGGGCCGCCAGCCGAACCGGACGCCGACCCACGCCGCCGCGACGGGCGCGACCAGCCCGGCAAGCGGACCGCCGATCGAGTGGATGCCCACTGCACGACCGAGTTCGTCGTAGGTCCGCGACAGCAGCGTCGTCGCGACGGCGTAGTGCAGTCCGGCGACGGCCCCGAGGAGGACGGCGAGGACGACGAAGGCGGGAAACGCGGGCGAGAGGGCGAGCAGGAGGCTCGCGATCGACGTGCCGCCGACGGCGACGAGGATCACTCGTTTCTCCCCGTATCGGTCGCCGAGGACGCCGCTGGGGAACTGCGAGAGGCCATAGGCGAGCCACATCCCCGACAGAGCGAACCCGATCTGCGTGTTGGAAACGGCGAAGTCGTCGACGATGAACGGAATGACCGGACTGATCGCCATCCGAGCGAAGTAGGTGACGAAGAACGCGAGCAGACAGAGGACGAGTACTGTCGACCGATACTGCCAACGCATGAATTCCGTCCGCCGGTTTCGGAGAGACGAGGATAAGGCCATCGAGACACGGCTCCGACGGCGGACGACCGCGAGTCCTCGAGGCTAGCAGTGGTCGGACTCGGGTTCGAACGTCGACTCGAACTCGCCGTCCTCGAGGACGAACAACTCCGTCGCCGGACAAGGTTCGTCGAACGACGACGGCTCGAGCGTCGTCTCCGCGACGGTGGCGTCGTCGACGGAGACGACCACGGCGTACTCGTCGCGGTTGCGTATCGTGACGACGACGTGGGCGTCGGACTCGAGGTCGTAGCTCCCGTCGAACGTGGCCGTCTCGGAGTCGATCTCGAGCCCGACCGACCGCTGTCCGTCGATCAGGTTCCAGAGACGGACTCGGTGGGGTGAACCGTCGACCGACTGGAAGCCGACGGTCGCTCGAGCGATCGGGTCGTCGGGATCCGATGGGACCTCCGGGGTCGTCGACTCTTGGAGGACCGTCGCCTCGGTCGAGACACAGCCCGCGATCGCGGCACTCGAGGCGGCGACGCCGGCGAGCAACGAACGGCGGTTCATAGTGGCTATTACGTACACCACTTGGCGCAAAGATGCTTTGGGTGGGCTGAGGCGACCGAATTCAGGGTTTCACGAGAGTCTGCACGGCGGTCATTTCGCGGCCGGTGCTCGAGAGGGGTTCGCCTCGACGCCGCGTTCGGTCGAGTCGCTCGAAACGGAACCGGGTCGGCGGCGACCGACCGTCGGAGATCCTGCACCGCTAAGTGGCCCCGTCCCCGAGAGACCCGTAATGAACGGCAACCGCTTCGGTCGCCTCTTCCAGGTGACCACGTTCGGCGAGAGCCACGGGGAGGCGATGGGCTGTACCATCTCGGGCTGTCCCGCCGGCCTCGAGCTCTCGGAGGAGGACATCCAGGAGGACTTAGATCGGCGAAAGCCGGGCCAGTCGATGATCACGACCAGCCGCGGCGAACCCGACGACGTCTCGATCAAGTCCGGGATTCAGGACGGCTACACGACCGGGACGCCGATCGGGCTGGTCATCCAGAACAAGGACGCTCGTTCAGGCAAGTACGAGCCGTTCATCACCGCACCCCGTCCGTCCCACGGCGACTTCACCTACTCGGCGAAGTTCGGTACCCGTAACTGGGGCGGCGGCGGCCGCTCGTCGGCCCGCGAGACCGTCAACTGGGTCGCCGCGGGCGCGATCGCAAAGAAGCTCCTCGCGCGCGAGGGAATCGAACTCAAGGCCCACGTCAACCAGATCGGCGACGTCGAGGCCCCCGAGGTAAGCTTCGAGCAGATTAAGGAACACTCCGAGGAGAACGACGTCCGCTGTGCCGATCCCGAGACCGCCGCGGAGATGCAGGAACTCATCGAGGAGTACCAGGAGGAAGGCGACTCCATCGGCGGCTCGATCTACTTCGAGGCCCAGGGCGTCCCCGTCGGCCTCGGCGCACCTCGGTTCGACTCGCTGTCCGCGCGACTCGGACAGGCCATGATGGCGGTCCCGGCGACGACGGCCTTCGAGTTCGGCCTCGGTCGCGAGGCCCGCGAGTGGACGGGCAAGGAGCGAAACGACGACTGGGAGTTCGACGACGAGGGGAACCCGACGCCCGTCGAGAACGACCACGGCGGCATCCAGGGCGGCATCTCGAGCGGCGAACCGATCTACGGCGAGGTCACGCTCCACGCACCTACGTCGATCCCCAAGTCCCAGCAGACCGCCGACTGGGAGACCGGCGAAATCAAGGAAGAGAAGGTTATCGGCCGCCACGACCCCGTCCTCCCGCCGCGAGGCGTCCCGGTCGTCGAGGCGATGCTCGCGCTGACGCTCGTCGACTTCATGCTGCTGTCGGGCCGGCTCAACCCCGACCGCGTCGACGACCAGCCCGGCGAGTACGACACGGACTACCACCCGAGCAACCCGCAGAACGAGTGACCAGGTAGCCGATCGAGGCGCCGGTCGGCCGTATTCTCAATCGCTTACATCGGTACTAAACGATAACTCGTTCCGCGTCGACGCCCGTATATGGGTACTGGTAACATCCCACAGTTGGGCGTCGAGATTCCGGAACTCTCGCAGGTCGCGTTCGTCGTCGAGGACCTCGAGGACGGTATGGATCGATTCGACGGCCTCCTCGGCATCGGACCCTGGGAGATCTACCGGTTCGAACCGCCCGCACTGACCGATCGGACCTACCGCGGCGAGCCTCACGAGTACTCGATGCGCCTCGCGCTCGCGCAACTCGGCGAGACGATGATCGAACTGATCGAACCGCTCGAGGGGCCGAGCATCTACACCGAACATCTGGAGGAACACGGCGAGGGACTGCACCACGTCGCCTGTTTCGCGTTCGACGATCCCCACGCGGTCGTCGACGAGTTCGAGTCCGCGGGGCTACCTGTGCTCCAGAGCGGGAACTTCGACGGCACCGAGTTCTGGTACTTCGACACCGCCGACGAACTCAACGGCGCGATCTTCGAGACCGCGGCGAACGTGGACGCGATGCCTGAGCCGGACGCGACCTATCCAGAGTAGCGCGGCCGCGCAGGCGCGACGCTCCCGTCGTGGGCCGCCTACAGCCGTTCCCATGAGACGTCCATCGGCGTCTCCTCGTCGACGAGCTGCGAGACGTGACAGCCCCGCTCGCCGAAGTCGACGAGGCGATCGACCGTCTCGTCGTCGGCGTCGGTCTCGAGTCGGATCGTCGCCTCGAGTCGGTCGACCGAGCCCCGTTCGGGTTCGGCCTCGGTCGTGACCTCGATGGTCTCGACCGGCGTCTCGCGCTTGTTCGCCTGGAAGCGAACGCTCAGCGAGAGACAGGAGGCCAGCGCGCCGAGGAAGACGTCGACCGGCGTCGGCCCCGTCTCCGAGCCGCCGGCCGACTCGGGTTCGTCGAACCGCCACTCGAACGAACCGGCCTCGATGGTCCCGCCCATCCCCTCCGGGTTCCGGGCGGTGACGGTTCGCTCGGGCATCATTCGCGGACCACCTCGGTCGACGTCGGTACTGATGCTGGCGTCGGCGACCGCAGTTCCGATTCCGCGCCGTGATCGACGGACTGCGAGCGGTCGAGGTCCCGTCTTCGGTGTGTTGGTACGCGCATCCCGTTCGATCCTCACCGTTGGGAGGCATAAACGACCGCCTACGGGCATCGGCCTTGCTCACCGTTAGCATTATACTTTGGTTTGTGGTACCGTGTGTCGCATGGCCGACTATACACTAGACACGGAGGAGGGGCGACGGGAGGCGCTCCGTCGGATGCTGACGATTCGGGAGTTCGACTCGACGGCGGGTGACTACTTCGCCGACGGAGAGATTCCCGGCTTCGTCCACCTCTACATTGGGGAAGAGGCAGTCGGCGTCGGTACGTGTGCCGCGCTCGAGCCCGACGATTACATCGCGAGCACGCACCGGGGCCACGGACACTGCATCGCGAAGGGATTGGACCCGAAGCTGATGATGGCCGAGCTGTTCGGCAAGCAGGATGGCTACTGCAACGGAAAGGGCGGTTCGATGCACATCGCCGACGTCGACTCCGGGATGCTCGGCGCGAACGGCATCGTCGGCGCGGGGCCGCCGCTGGCGACGGGCGCCGCGCTGTCGATCGACTACGACGACCGCGAGCAGGTAGCCGTCGGCTTCCTCGGCGACGGTGCCGTCGCACAGGGGCAGGTACACGAGGCGATCAACCTCGCAGCGACCTGGGACCTGCCGGCGGTCTTCGTCGTCGAGAACAATCACTACGGTGAGGGGACGCCAGTCGAGGAACAGCACAACGTCGACGACCTGAGCGACACCGCCGGCGCCTACGACATCCCCGGCGTCACCGTCGACGGAATGGACGTCACGGCCGTCGCCGAGGCCATCGAGGAGGCGCGCAAGCGCGCTCGAGACGGCGACGGTCCGACCATCGTCGAGGCCGAGACCTACCGCTACCGCGGCCACTACGAGGGCGACGAGGAGCCCTACCGGGACGAAGACGAGATCGAGAAGTGGAAGGAGCAGGACCCGATCGACCGGTTCTCGGAGCTGCTGGTCGATCGCGGCGAACTGACCGAGGAGGAACTCGAGGAGCTGCGGGACGAGATCGAGACGGAGATCAAGGAAGCGGTCGAGTACGCTCAGGACGCCCCGCTACCGGACCCGAGCGAAGCCTACGAGGACATGTTCGCGGAGATGCCACCCGAGATCGAACGGTTCGCCAGCCAGGCCCGTGCGGACGGCGGTTCGCTCGGAGGTGATCGGCGATGACCGCCCAGGCCGAGATCGAGCGCGCCGAGGAGACCGAGACAATGACCGTCCGCGAGGCGATTCGGATGGGGCTGCGCGAGGAACTCGAGCG containing:
- a CDS encoding MFS transporter; this encodes MRWQYRSTVLVLCLLAFFVTYFARMAISPVIPFIVDDFAVSNTQIGFALSGMWLAYGLSQFPSGVLGDRYGEKRVILVAVGGTSIASLLLALSPAFPAFVVLAVLLGAVAGLHYAVATTLLSRTYDELGRAVGIHSIGGPLAGLVAPVAAAWVGVRFGWRPALALVLGVGLPVFALFAWQIRPTEPRRPEQPMRDRFELAALVDLLSRPAIVFTLAVAMLGTFIVQGLLTFLPTFFVAYHDYSATAAGTAFSAFFVVRTVGQFFLGDLSDRIGRDIAIGGSMLAGAIGLFGLVGARSRVTVAAAVVLAGLGSSFFAALDPRFLDQFETAERGAGFGLVRTVYTVVGAAGSVGVGLLADLFGWGPSFLVLAGLFSITVLALGVNRAFDLGY
- the aroC gene encoding chorismate synthase, encoding MNGNRFGRLFQVTTFGESHGEAMGCTISGCPAGLELSEEDIQEDLDRRKPGQSMITTSRGEPDDVSIKSGIQDGYTTGTPIGLVIQNKDARSGKYEPFITAPRPSHGDFTYSAKFGTRNWGGGGRSSARETVNWVAAGAIAKKLLAREGIELKAHVNQIGDVEAPEVSFEQIKEHSEENDVRCADPETAAEMQELIEEYQEEGDSIGGSIYFEAQGVPVGLGAPRFDSLSARLGQAMMAVPATTAFEFGLGREAREWTGKERNDDWEFDDEGNPTPVENDHGGIQGGISSGEPIYGEVTLHAPTSIPKSQQTADWETGEIKEEKVIGRHDPVLPPRGVPVVEAMLALTLVDFMLLSGRLNPDRVDDQPGEYDTDYHPSNPQNE
- a CDS encoding VOC family protein; this translates as MGTGNIPQLGVEIPELSQVAFVVEDLEDGMDRFDGLLGIGPWEIYRFEPPALTDRTYRGEPHEYSMRLALAQLGETMIELIEPLEGPSIYTEHLEEHGEGLHHVACFAFDDPHAVVDEFESAGLPVLQSGNFDGTEFWYFDTADELNGAIFETAANVDAMPEPDATYPE
- a CDS encoding OsmC family protein, producing MMPERTVTARNPEGMGGTIEAGSFEWRFDEPESAGGSETGPTPVDVFLGALASCLSLSVRFQANKRETPVETIEVTTEAEPERGSVDRLEATIRLETDADDETVDRLVDFGERGCHVSQLVDEETPMDVSWERL
- a CDS encoding thiamine pyrophosphate-dependent dehydrogenase E1 component subunit alpha, translated to MADYTLDTEEGRREALRRMLTIREFDSTAGDYFADGEIPGFVHLYIGEEAVGVGTCAALEPDDYIASTHRGHGHCIAKGLDPKLMMAELFGKQDGYCNGKGGSMHIADVDSGMLGANGIVGAGPPLATGAALSIDYDDREQVAVGFLGDGAVAQGQVHEAINLAATWDLPAVFVVENNHYGEGTPVEEQHNVDDLSDTAGAYDIPGVTVDGMDVTAVAEAIEEARKRARDGDGPTIVEAETYRYRGHYEGDEEPYRDEDEIEKWKEQDPIDRFSELLVDRGELTEEELEELRDEIETEIKEAVEYAQDAPLPDPSEAYEDMFAEMPPEIERFASQARADGGSLGGDRR